In Bombus fervidus isolate BK054 chromosome 13, iyBomFerv1, whole genome shotgun sequence, a single genomic region encodes these proteins:
- the Ttc1 gene encoding tetratricopeptide repeat domain 1 has product MGDKSENSKTNEQIIEELTKDLESSCIRANNNPASDDDIKDSTEKNGNSSGACYDRIGINNDNADECETGAKGDTNFPQDYVDEESLKDRELTLSEDEKEILKAEAEKYKDKGNDLFKSEEYQEAISMYTQGLRTCPLTYSKERSILYANRAAAKLICLDRESAISDCTKAIELNPNYVKAYARRAKLYEETEKLDEALADFKKILTLDSGHVEANHATRRLPPLINERNEKLKEEMLGKLKDLGNMVLKPFGLSTNNFELQKDPNSGGYSVKFHQNPS; this is encoded by the exons ATGGGCGATAAATCGGAAAATTCGAAAACGAACGAACAGATCATAGAGGAACTCACAAAAGATCTGGAAAGTTCTTGTATCAGAGCAAATAATAACCCCGCGTCGGACGACGATATCAAAGATTCGACTGAAAAAAATGGCAATTCCTCGGGCGCTTGTTACGATCGTATAGGAATAAACAATGACAATGCTGACGAATGTGAAACAGGGGCCAAAGGCGACACAAATTTTCCGCAAGACTATGTAGACGAAGAGTCGTTGAAAGATAGAGAACTTACCCTCTCtgaagatgaaaaagaa ATCCTTAAAGCAGAAGCagagaaatataaagataaaggAAATGATCTTTTTAAGAGCGAAGAATATCAAGAGGCAATATCTATGTACACGCAAGGACTGCGAACTTGTCCGTTAACTTATAGCAAAGAGAGATCCATTCTGTATGCTAACAGGGCTGCTGCAAAGTTAATATGTCTG GATAGAGAATCCGCGATATCCGACTGTACAAAGGCCATAGAATTAAATCCAAACTATGTGAAAGCATACGCTAGAAGAGCCAAACTATacgaagaaacagagaaactAGACGAGGCTCTGGCAGACTTCAAAAAAATTCTAACGCTTGATTCCGGTCATGTAGAGGCGAATCATGCCACTCGG AGATTACCTCCACTGATTaacgaaagaaatgaaaaactgAAAGAAGAAATGCTAGGGAAACTGAAGGATTTGGGAAATATGGTACTAAAACCTTTTGGTCTTTCTACGAATAATTTCGAACTGCAAAAGGATCCGAATAGCGGTGGTTATTCCGTCAAGTTCCATCAAAATCCTAGTTAA
- the LOC139993849 gene encoding probable sodium/potassium/calcium exchanger CG1090, whose protein sequence is MCNVSEKGSKTMRRIHLESISRRRRWSLRFGLFLVYILVQYVTCARIPEEVTSPYPSSTDREENWTLDSTLESFTPETEAGVEPKPKAKEEAVSEKERNEKTEPKNEKNKTEEKNEGQQKHGKKTAEEEKSKPDEHSKERNAASTERASPAEKAAPKKEVATANVPRTTTVPTTTTMKYEHATWRPRRKDCSPPAIEQFPRPLMGPSARKHGGLIIHILVAIYTFLGLAIVCDDYFVSSLDRICEELRLSPDVAGATFMAAGSSAPELATVVIGVFFAKDDIGVSGVIGSAVFNIMFVISVCGLCTSTVSKLNWWPLCRDCFFYAVSILVMLGTIYNESISWMESLFMLFMYGVYCVALSYNARLERWAKSYNIPFLPKDDEPAEESALVSYRSLQEDRLSYTGPSSPTDQYKEQEGVTAGATTGGNVPETNESAPPKQPSYYKAKEPDPNEVSPLEKPTDGSKWSLFTWGLVYPIHFMCRATMPDCRQDKFRNWYPFTFCVSMVWISFYSYFMVWMITIIGSTLGIPDTVMGLTFVAAGVSVPDALSSLAVIKEGLGDMAVSNAVGSNVFDILVCLGLPWFIQTAMIQPGSHVNVTSRGLTYSTVSLLSTVVFLVLATHLNGWKLDRRYGAILMVWYLVFITFASLYELNVFGEMNPPVCFSAF, encoded by the exons ATGTGCAACGTTTCTGAGAAAGGG TCGAAGACGATGAGGCGAATTCACTTGGAAAGTATTTCGCGACGCAGAAGGTGGTCTCTGCGATTCGGTCTTTTCCTCGTGTACATATTAGTCCAGTACGTCACTTGTGCAAGGATACCTGAAGAGGTAACGTCTCCTTATCCCAGTTCCACGGACCGCGAAGAAAACTGGACGTTGGATTCTACCTTGGAATCGTTCACGCCCGAGACGGAGGCCGGTGTCGAACCAAAACCAAAAGCGAAGGAAGAAGCTGTCtcggagaaagaaaggaacgaaaaGACCGAACCGAAGAACGAAAAGAACAAAACGGAAGAAAAGAACGAGGGCCAGCAGAAGCATGGAAAGAAGACAgccgaagaagaaaaatcgaagCCCGATGAACATTCGAAGGAACGGAACGCTGCTTCGACAGAGAGAGCTTCTCCGGCAGAGAAAGCTGCTCCGAAAAAGGAAGTCGCGACAGCGAATGTTCCTAGAACCACAACG GTTCCAACAACGACCACTATGAAGTACGAACATGCAACGTGGAGACCGCGAAGGAAAGATTGCTCGCCGCCTGCGATCGAACAATTTCCACGACCACTAATGGGTCCCTCGGCTAGAAAACACGGTGGATTGATCATTCATATTTTAGTCGCAATTTACACCTTCCTGGGACTTGCCATTGTTTGCGACGATTACTTCGTCTCCAGTTTGGATCGAATTTGCGAAG AACTGCGATTGTCCCCGGACGTTGCTGGAGCGACTTTTATGGCTGCCGGTTCTTCAGCTCCGGAATTGGCAACCGTGGTGATCGGTGTGTTCTTTGCCAAGGATGATATCGGA GTAAGCGGTGTAATCGGAAGTGCGGTGTTCAATATAATGTTCGTGATATCGGTGTGTGGACTGTGTACGTCGACAGTGTCAAAGTTGAATTGGTGGCCTCTCTGTCGAGATTGTTTTTTCTACGCTGTATCGATTCTGGTGATGCTGGGTACAATCTACAACGAATCGATATCTTG GATGGAATCTCTGTTCATGTTGTTCATGTACGGCGTGTACTGCGTCGCTTTATCTTACAACGCTAGACTGGAACGTTGGGCGAAATCTTACAATATACCTTTTCTACCAAAAGACGACGAACCCGCGGAGGAGAGCGCTCTTGTTAGTTATAGATCGTTACAAGAGGACCGCTTGTCTTACACAGGGCCGAGTTCGCCTACGGATCAATACAAAGAGCAGGAAG GTGTAACTGCAGGAGCAACGACAGGAGGAAACGTTCCTGAAACGAACGAATCGGCACCTCCGAAACAACCGAGCTATTACAAAGCGAAAGAACCAGATCCGAACGAAGTATCGCCGCTAGAGAAGCCCACTGACGGTAGCAAATGGTCTCTGTTTACCTGGGGTCTCGTCTATCCGATTCATTTCATGTGCCGCGCCACAATGCCGGATTGCCGACAAGACAAATTTAGGAATTGGTATCCCTTTACCTTCTGCGTGTCGATGGTTTGGATCAGTTTCTACAGTTACTTCATGGTGTGGATGATTACGATTATAG GTAGCACTCTTGGTATACCGGACACGGTGATGGGTTTGACGTTCGTCGCTGCTGGTGTCAGTGTGCCCGACGCGCTCTCGTCGTTAGCCGTGATAAAAGAAGGCCTCGGTGACATGGCCGTGAGCAACGCTGTCGGCAGTAACGTCTTTGATATACTAGTTTGCCTCGGGCTTCCATGGTTTATACAGACTGCGATGATACAACCCGGCTCGCACGTGAACGTCACTAGTCGAG GCCTTACCTACTCGACGGTGTCTCTGCTGTCAACGGTGGTGTTCTTGGTCCTAGCGACCCATTTGAACGGCTGGAAGCTGGATCGACGGTACGGAGCGATATTGATGGTTTGGTACTTGGTATTCATCACATTTGCCTCGCTCTACGAACTGAACGTCTTTGGTGAAATGAATCCTCCGGTTTGCTTCAGCGCATTTTAA